In one Sphingomonas hankookensis genomic region, the following are encoded:
- a CDS encoding AraC family transcriptional regulator, which produces MTPTTPYHDRMQRALDHIDRHLDDELDLASISAVAAFSKYHFHRQFVATFGLPVHRYVQLARLQRASHRLAFHADRVTDVALDAGYDAPDAFARAFRRHFGQSPSSFRSVPDWAPWRAALLPLDHARNRSMPTYDVTIRDFPDTPIACLSHEGDMASIGDSIRRFIAWRRANRLPPSDAATFNVFHGDPHDPHAGPVRIDLCVATERAFPMADGITTGLIPGGRCAVIRIAGRADDLEAPALHLYRDWLPISGEELRDFPLFCQRVRFAPEVAEHDAITDLFLPLR; this is translated from the coding sequence ATGACGCCGACCACCCCCTATCACGACCGGATGCAGCGCGCGCTCGACCATATCGACCGGCATCTGGACGACGAACTCGACCTCGCCAGCATCAGCGCGGTCGCGGCCTTTTCCAAATATCACTTCCATCGCCAGTTCGTTGCGACCTTCGGACTGCCGGTCCATCGCTATGTCCAGCTTGCCCGGTTGCAGCGCGCGTCCCACCGGCTGGCGTTCCACGCCGACCGCGTGACCGATGTCGCGCTGGATGCGGGGTACGACGCGCCCGATGCCTTTGCCCGCGCCTTTCGGCGGCATTTCGGCCAGTCGCCGTCCTCTTTCCGTTCCGTGCCTGACTGGGCACCGTGGCGCGCGGCGCTTCTGCCGCTGGATCATGCGAGGAACCGATCCATGCCGACCTATGACGTCACCATTCGCGACTTTCCCGACACGCCGATCGCCTGTCTGTCGCACGAGGGCGACATGGCGAGCATCGGCGACAGCATCCGCCGCTTCATCGCGTGGCGCCGCGCGAACCGCCTGCCGCCGTCCGACGCCGCGACCTTCAACGTCTTCCACGGCGACCCGCACGACCCCCACGCCGGCCCGGTCCGTATCGACCTGTGCGTCGCCACTGAACGCGCGTTTCCGATGGCAGACGGCATTACCACCGGCCTGATCCCCGGCGGTCGCTGCGCCGTGATCCGCATCGCCGGCCGCGCCGACGACCTCGAAGCCCCCGCGCTCCACCTCTATCGCGACTGGCTCCCCATCAGCGGCGAGGAACTCCGCGACTTCCCCCTTTTCTGCCAGCGGGTCCGCTTCGCCCCGGAAGTCGCCGAGCATGATGCGATCACCGACCTGTTCCTGCCGCTGCGCTAG
- the pth gene encoding aminoacyl-tRNA hydrolase — translation MQLWTGLGNPGPQYAMHRHNIGFMAVDAIAEVHGFAAPKRAFQGWIQEGRIGSEKILLLKPGTWMNESGRSVGEAMRFYKLTPQDVTVFHDELDLAPFKLKVKIGGGHAGHNGLRSTDAHIGPDFRRIRLGIGHPGHKDRVTPYVLGNFAKAELDDLTDLLGAVAAEAPWLAANDDVRFMNEVARRMG, via the coding sequence ATGCAGCTCTGGACCGGCCTGGGTAATCCCGGCCCGCAATATGCGATGCATCGCCACAATATCGGCTTCATGGCGGTCGACGCGATCGCGGAGGTCCATGGCTTCGCCGCGCCCAAACGCGCGTTCCAGGGCTGGATACAGGAAGGGCGGATCGGATCGGAAAAGATCCTGCTGCTCAAACCCGGCACCTGGATGAACGAAAGCGGCCGTTCGGTCGGCGAAGCGATGCGCTTCTACAAGCTCACGCCGCAGGACGTGACCGTCTTCCACGACGAACTCGACCTCGCCCCGTTCAAGCTCAAGGTAAAGATCGGCGGCGGCCATGCCGGCCATAATGGCCTGCGCTCGACCGACGCGCATATCGGCCCCGACTTCCGCCGCATCCGCCTCGGCATCGGCCATCCGGGGCACAAGGACCGGGTAACGCCCTATGTGCTCGGCAATTTCGCCAAGGCCGAGCTGGACGACCTGACCGACCTGCTCGGCGCCGTCGCGGCGGAGGCGCCGTGGCTGGCGGCGAACGACGACGTGCGCTTCATGAACGAGGTGGCGCGGCGGATGGGGTAG
- a CDS encoding 50S ribosomal protein L25/general stress protein Ctc has product MSDTLNLSAETRDRVGKGASRALRRDGRVPAVIYGNKQDPEGIHLNARELMKALMTGHFMNSVIMVDVGGKKVRTLAKDVAFDVVTDQPIHVDFLRIAKNATVTVAVPVTFTNEDDAPGIKRDGGVLNVVTHEIELTVEASNIPTEIVVDLTGREVGDSIHLSDIDLPNGAEATASEDAVTVATITPPTTLTAEDEALDAEVAEAQSAEAAAEGEDAEGEDKAEG; this is encoded by the coding sequence ATGAGCGACACGCTGAATCTGTCGGCCGAGACGCGCGATCGGGTAGGCAAGGGAGCCTCCCGCGCCCTGCGTCGCGATGGCCGCGTCCCCGCCGTGATCTATGGCAACAAGCAGGACCCGGAGGGCATTCACCTGAACGCCCGCGAACTCATGAAGGCGCTGATGACCGGCCACTTCATGAACTCGGTCATCATGGTCGATGTCGGCGGCAAGAAGGTTCGCACCCTGGCCAAGGACGTCGCGTTCGACGTCGTCACCGACCAGCCGATCCATGTCGACTTCCTGCGCATCGCCAAGAACGCGACCGTGACCGTCGCCGTGCCGGTGACCTTCACCAACGAAGACGACGCCCCCGGCATCAAGCGGGACGGCGGCGTGCTGAACGTCGTGACCCATGAAATCGAACTGACCGTCGAAGCGTCGAACATCCCGACCGAGATCGTCGTCGACCTGACCGGCCGCGAAGTCGGTGACTCGATCCACCTGTCGGACATCGACCTGCCGAACGGTGCCGAAGCGACCGCATCGGAAGACGCCGTGACCGTCGCGACGATCACCCCGCCGACCACGCTGACCGCCGAGGACGAGGCGCTCGACGCCGAAGTTGCCGAAGCGCAGTCGGCCGAAGCCGCTGCGGAAGGCGAAGACGCCGAGGGCGAGGACAAGGCCGAGGGCTGA
- a CDS encoding TraB/GumN family protein, translated as MIARIVAALFGWLSLASPVAAPPILMPALWVARDADTVIWLFGTVHQLRPGTPWLTGAVADAFADSDTLVLEIPEPTPDDMSAAVVQVTPPRPAPLPPALDRSLRARAAELGFPRNAFDRTDPWFAATVLAAQPLAQAGYRSEPAPETLLTKLADRTGKPVTAFETLGQQLGLFAALPQAAQRTMLERTLAERDPVPAMDRVVATWGRGDVATLDRLLGEDMTQAGPAVRAALLDRRNAAWARTIARWMRQPGTRFVAVGAGHLTGPGSVQDRLRKMGLEVMRVQ; from the coding sequence ATGATCGCGCGGATCGTCGCCGCACTGTTCGGCTGGCTGTCGCTCGCCAGCCCGGTCGCGGCCCCGCCGATACTCATGCCGGCGCTCTGGGTCGCGCGCGATGCCGATACGGTGATCTGGCTGTTCGGCACGGTGCATCAATTGCGGCCGGGAACGCCGTGGCTGACCGGCGCGGTGGCGGACGCCTTTGCCGACAGCGACACGCTGGTCCTCGAAATCCCCGAACCCACGCCCGACGACATGAGCGCGGCGGTAGTACAGGTCACGCCGCCCCGCCCCGCCCCGCTGCCCCCGGCCCTCGACCGCAGCCTGCGCGCGCGGGCGGCCGAGCTGGGCTTCCCCCGCAATGCCTTCGACAGGACCGACCCGTGGTTCGCCGCGACGGTCCTCGCCGCGCAACCGCTGGCGCAGGCCGGCTACCGCAGCGAGCCCGCCCCCGAGACGCTGCTGACGAAACTCGCCGATCGAACCGGCAAGCCGGTCACCGCATTCGAAACGCTCGGCCAGCAACTTGGCCTCTTCGCCGCCCTGCCGCAGGCCGCCCAGCGCACGATGCTGGAGCGCACCCTCGCCGAGCGCGATCCGGTGCCGGCGATGGACCGGGTCGTCGCCACCTGGGGCCGTGGCGACGTCGCGACGCTCGACCGGCTGCTGGGCGAGGATATGACGCAAGCCGGTCCGGCGGTGCGCGCCGCGCTGCTCGACCGGCGCAACGCCGCCTGGGCGCGCACCATCGCCAGGTGGATGCGCCAGCCGGGTACGCGCTTCGTCGCGGTCGGCGCGGGGCATCTGACCGGGCCGGGCAGCGTGCAGGATCGGTTGCGGAAGATGGGTTTGGAAGTGATGCGGGTGCAATAG
- a CDS encoding helix-turn-helix transcriptional regulator — translation MKNRLKILRAERDWSQAELAGRLDVSRQAVNAIETGKHDPSLPLAFRMSRLFGLPIEQIFEDDVDG, via the coding sequence GTGAAGAACCGGCTCAAGATTCTGCGCGCCGAACGCGACTGGAGCCAGGCCGAACTGGCCGGGCGGCTCGACGTATCGCGTCAGGCGGTGAATGCGATCGAAACCGGCAAGCACGACCCGTCGCTCCCGCTCGCCTTCCGCATGAGCCGGTTGTTCGGCCTGCCGATCGAACAGATTTTCGAGGATGACGTCGATGGTTGA
- a CDS encoding glycine--tRNA ligase subunit alpha, which yields MILTLHDYWSDKGCVILQPYDMRMGAGTFHPATTLRALGPEPWNAAFVQPSRRPTDGRYGENPNRLQHYYQYQVILKPSPPNLQELYLGSLAAIGIDFTQHDIRFVEDDWESPTLGAWGLGWEVWCDGMEVTQFTYFQQMGGFDCKPVAGELTYGLERLAMYIQDKDSVYDLAFNDAAEGRGGVTYGDVFLENERQMSKWNFEVADTDGLFDLFKKAAAECENALANDVPIAAYEQAIEASHVFNLLNARGVISVAERQAYIGRVRDLAKASCAKFIETQTPTWQAKYPGWVA from the coding sequence ATGATCCTGACGCTCCACGATTACTGGAGCGACAAGGGCTGCGTCATCCTGCAACCCTATGACATGCGGATGGGGGCGGGGACGTTCCACCCGGCGACGACGCTGCGCGCGCTGGGGCCGGAGCCGTGGAACGCGGCGTTCGTCCAGCCGTCGCGCCGGCCGACCGACGGGCGCTATGGCGAGAACCCCAACCGGCTGCAGCATTATTACCAGTATCAGGTGATTTTGAAGCCGTCGCCGCCGAACCTGCAGGAGCTGTATCTGGGGTCGCTGGCGGCGATCGGGATCGACTTCACGCAGCACGACATCCGCTTCGTCGAGGACGATTGGGAATCGCCGACGCTGGGCGCATGGGGGCTGGGCTGGGAAGTATGGTGCGACGGGATGGAAGTCACCCAGTTCACCTATTTCCAACAGATGGGCGGGTTCGACTGCAAGCCGGTCGCGGGCGAGCTGACCTACGGCCTTGAACGGCTGGCGATGTACATCCAGGATAAGGACAGCGTGTACGACCTGGCGTTCAATGACGCTGCTGAGGGGAGGGGGGGCGTCACCTATGGCGACGTGTTCCTCGAAAACGAGCGCCAGATGTCGAAGTGGAATTTCGAGGTCGCCGATACCGATGGCCTGTTCGACCTGTTCAAAAAGGCGGCGGCCGAGTGCGAGAATGCACTGGCCAACGACGTGCCGATCGCGGCCTATGAACAGGCGATCGAGGCGAGCCATGTGTTCAACCTGCTGAACGCGCGCGGCGTGATCTCCGTCGCCGAGCGGCAGGCCTATATCGGCCGCGTGCGTGATCTGGCGAAGGCCAGCTGCGCGAAGTTCATCGAGACGCAGACGCCGACATGGCAGGCAAAGTATCCGGGGTGGGTGGCATGA
- the glyS gene encoding glycine--tRNA ligase subunit beta, which produces MTDFLLELRSEEIPARMQAKAREDLAKLFVGELAKAGIAAPRITTYATPRRLTLIAYDLPEATEPVREEVKGPRASAPPQALEGFLRKTGLTREALTERDGVLFAVTEVPGRETAQVLAAAIPAIVRGFPWPKSMRWGAASLSPESPRWVRPLQGIVALFGGAVVPCEVAGVTSGAETMGHRFHHGGPVTIASAESYVETLRDAHVIVDQNERAAIIAVGAKMAAQGAGLTLVEDEGLLAENAGLTEWPVPLLGRFDEAFLSVPPEVIQLTARVNQKYFVCRDAEGKLANAFVCTANIDAADGGERIVAGNAKVLAARLSDAKFFYETDLKTRLEDQLPKLEKIVFHEKLGTVADKVERVAKLARWLVESGVVKPSPLQRRGLGEGASTEASAPADSPLSPASSESTAPRAVEVVPGAQPTRNSPEGERETLADMAERAARLAKADLVTGMVGEFPELQGLMGGYYAAAQGEPAEVAEAVRDHYKPVGQGDDVPTAPVTVAVALADKLDTIAGFFSRGMRPSGSKDPFALRRSGIAIIALLTQNKLRVNLNEILNTALTQYIIAGAVKSVPANSVRLNDDGKMIPPGPLVGSEDGTAAQLYHVGGRYIEVALSASDAKKFNEDVEVAGRLFDSIDEIIDFFADRLKVQQREAGVRHDLIDAVFALGGEDDLVRLLARVHALQAFVTTEDGANLLAGYKRAANILKKEAPGASKHIPETGEEDPLAMVEDPDFAPVVAELARTEREARDYDREPAEAALIAALDAAEPQAEKAVEAEDFAGAMAALATLRAPIDAFFTDVTVNDADPHKRTARLALLARVRDAVHRVADFSKIEG; this is translated from the coding sequence ATGACCGATTTTCTGCTCGAACTGCGCAGCGAGGAAATCCCGGCGCGGATGCAGGCCAAGGCCCGTGAGGATCTGGCCAAGCTGTTCGTCGGGGAACTGGCGAAGGCCGGGATCGCCGCGCCGCGGATCACGACCTATGCCACGCCGCGTCGCTTGACGCTGATCGCGTATGACTTGCCCGAGGCTACCGAGCCGGTGCGCGAGGAAGTGAAGGGGCCGCGCGCCTCCGCCCCGCCGCAGGCGCTGGAAGGGTTTCTGCGCAAGACCGGGCTGACGCGCGAGGCGCTGACCGAGCGCGACGGCGTGTTGTTCGCGGTGACCGAAGTGCCAGGGCGCGAGACGGCGCAGGTGCTGGCGGCGGCGATCCCGGCGATCGTGCGTGGGTTCCCCTGGCCCAAGTCGATGCGCTGGGGCGCGGCGTCGCTCAGCCCGGAGTCCCCGCGTTGGGTGCGGCCGTTGCAGGGGATCGTCGCGCTGTTCGGTGGCGCGGTGGTGCCGTGCGAGGTCGCCGGTGTCACGAGCGGTGCGGAGACGATGGGGCATCGCTTCCATCACGGGGGGCCGGTGACGATCGCGTCGGCGGAGAGCTATGTCGAGACGCTGCGCGATGCCCATGTCATCGTCGACCAGAATGAGCGCGCGGCGATCATCGCGGTCGGCGCCAAGATGGCGGCGCAGGGTGCCGGGCTGACCTTGGTCGAGGATGAAGGGCTGCTGGCGGAGAATGCCGGGCTGACCGAATGGCCGGTGCCGTTGCTGGGGCGGTTCGACGAGGCGTTTCTCAGCGTTCCGCCCGAGGTCATCCAGCTGACCGCGCGGGTGAACCAGAAGTACTTCGTTTGCCGCGACGCGGAGGGCAAGCTGGCGAACGCGTTCGTCTGCACCGCCAATATCGATGCGGCGGACGGCGGCGAGCGGATCGTCGCGGGCAATGCTAAGGTGCTGGCGGCGCGGCTGTCGGATGCGAAATTCTTCTACGAAACCGATCTGAAGACGCGGCTGGAGGACCAGCTGCCCAAGCTCGAGAAGATCGTGTTTCATGAGAAGCTGGGCACGGTCGCCGACAAGGTCGAGCGGGTGGCGAAGCTGGCGCGGTGGCTGGTTGAAAGCGGCGTAGTAAAGCCCTCTCCCCTTCAGAGGAGAGGGTTGGGAGAGGGGGCTTCCACCGAAGCCTCGGCTCCTGCGGACAGCCCCCTCTCCCCGGCCAGTTCCGAGTCAACAGCGCCCCGCGCTGTTGAGGTTGTGCCGGGGGCACAACCGACCCGGAACTCCCCTGAAGGGGAGAGGGAGACGTTGGCCGATATGGCCGAACGCGCCGCGCGGCTGGCCAAGGCCGATCTGGTCACCGGCATGGTCGGCGAGTTCCCCGAATTGCAGGGGCTGATGGGCGGCTATTATGCCGCCGCGCAGGGCGAGCCGGCGGAAGTCGCCGAGGCGGTGCGCGATCACTACAAGCCGGTCGGGCAGGGGGATGACGTTCCGACCGCGCCGGTGACGGTTGCGGTGGCGCTAGCGGATAAGCTGGATACGATTGCCGGATTTTTCAGTCGTGGGATGAGGCCGAGTGGATCGAAAGATCCATTCGCTCTGCGCCGCTCCGGTATCGCAATTATCGCTTTGCTGACCCAAAACAAGCTGCGGGTGAATTTGAATGAGATACTCAATACAGCTTTAACTCAGTATATCATTGCTGGCGCCGTAAAGTCGGTTCCAGCCAACAGCGTTCGACTCAATGATGACGGTAAGATGATTCCGCCGGGACCTCTTGTCGGAAGCGAAGACGGTACCGCTGCGCAACTGTATCATGTTGGAGGGCGGTATATCGAGGTGGCGTTGAGTGCGTCAGACGCCAAAAAATTTAACGAGGATGTTGAAGTAGCTGGTCGACTTTTCGACAGCATTGATGAAATTATCGACTTCTTCGCCGACCGCCTGAAAGTCCAACAGCGCGAGGCGGGCGTCCGCCACGACCTGATCGACGCCGTCTTCGCGCTGGGCGGCGAGGACGATCTCGTCCGCCTGCTCGCCCGCGTCCATGCGTTGCAGGCGTTCGTCACGACCGAGGACGGGGCGAACCTGCTCGCGGGGTATAAGCGCGCGGCGAATATCCTGAAGAAGGAAGCGCCCGGCGCCAGCAAGCATATCCCCGAAACCGGCGAGGAAGATCCGCTTGCCATGGTCGAGGACCCCGACTTCGCGCCGGTCGTCGCCGAACTGGCGCGGACCGAGCGCGAGGCGCGCGACTATGATCGCGAGCCGGCCGAAGCGGCGCTGATCGCGGCGCTCGATGCAGCCGAGCCGCAGGCGGAAAAGGCGGTCGAGGCGGAGGATTTCGCCGGGGCGATGGCGGCGCTTGCGACGCTGCGCGCGCCGATCGACGCCTTCTTCACCGACGTCACGGTCAACGATGCCGACCCGCACAAGCGCACCGCGCGGTTGGCGCTGCTGGCACGGGTGCGCGATGCGGTGCACCGGGTCGCCGATTTTTCGAAAATCGAGGGCTGA
- the ppdK gene encoding pyruvate, phosphate dikinase: protein MTQYVYRFGGGVSDGGSGDKTLLGGKGANLAEMASIGLPVPPGFTIATTMCTRYYEDGETFPDSLRDEVATGIAHIEGITGKRFGDEADPLLVSVRSGARVSMPGMMDTVLNLGLNDRTVEGLAAVSDDARFAWDSYRRFIQMYSDVVLELDHGRFEEALEIAKEDRGYYLDTDLTADDWRALVAQYKDIVVELWGKPFPQDVHDQLWGAIGAVFGSWQADRAKVYRRLNDIPGDWGTAVNVQAMVFGNMGDTSATGVAFTRDPSTGANAYYGEFLINAQGEDVVAGIRTPQYLTTAARAAANAKPLSMEEAMPDAYAELAAVFDRLERHYRDMQDIEFTVQQGKLWMLQTRSGKRTAKAALKIAVDMAEEGLISREEAIARVDPQALDQLLHPTLDPKAARDVLTKGLPASPGAASGIAVFDSDTAERRSNAGDAVILIRTETSPEDIHGMHAARGILTARGGMTSHAAVVARGMGRPCVSGAGSISIDAKAGVMKVGSREIREGDIVTIDGATGEVMAGAVATVQPELAGDFGTLMEWADGVRRLKVRTNAETPLDCRTARDFGAEGIGLCRTEHMFFEQSRITAVRQMILAEDEAGRRVALDKLLPEQRSDFVEIFEVMVGLPCTIRLLDPPLHEFLPHEEAEFAEVAQAAGIEVEQLKRRAAELHEFNPMLGHRGCRLGVTYPEIYEMQARAIFEAAVIVAEKSGEAPIPEVMIPLVGTKRELELMKTVIDKAAEAVFADKGRRIEYLVGTMIELPRAALKAGEIAEAGQFFSFGTNDLTQTTLGVSRDDASRFLGAYVEKGIYARDPFVSIDVEGVGELIELAAERGRKTRSDIKLGICGEHGGDPASIAFCEKVGLDYVSASPYRVPIARLAAAQAALKK, encoded by the coding sequence ATGACGCAGTATGTCTATCGGTTCGGCGGCGGGGTTTCGGACGGAGGGTCGGGCGACAAGACGCTGCTGGGCGGCAAGGGCGCGAACCTGGCGGAGATGGCGTCGATCGGGCTGCCGGTGCCGCCGGGCTTCACCATCGCGACGACGATGTGCACCCGCTATTACGAGGATGGCGAGACCTTCCCTGATTCGCTGCGTGACGAAGTCGCCACCGGCATCGCGCATATCGAGGGGATCACCGGCAAGCGCTTCGGCGACGAAGCCGACCCGCTGCTGGTGTCGGTCCGCTCAGGCGCGCGGGTGTCGATGCCGGGGATGATGGACACGGTGCTGAACCTGGGTCTCAACGACCGGACGGTCGAGGGGCTGGCGGCGGTGTCGGACGATGCGCGCTTCGCCTGGGACAGCTATCGCCGCTTCATCCAGATGTATTCGGACGTGGTGCTCGAACTCGACCATGGCCGGTTCGAGGAAGCGCTGGAGATCGCGAAGGAAGATCGCGGCTATTATCTCGACACCGACCTGACCGCCGACGACTGGCGTGCGTTGGTCGCCCAGTACAAGGACATCGTCGTCGAGCTGTGGGGCAAGCCGTTCCCGCAGGACGTGCACGACCAGTTGTGGGGCGCGATCGGCGCGGTGTTCGGATCGTGGCAGGCGGACCGCGCCAAGGTCTATCGCCGGTTGAACGACATTCCCGGCGACTGGGGCACGGCGGTCAACGTGCAGGCGATGGTGTTCGGCAATATGGGCGACACGTCGGCGACCGGCGTGGCCTTCACCCGCGATCCCTCGACCGGCGCCAACGCCTATTACGGCGAATTCCTGATCAACGCGCAGGGCGAGGACGTGGTCGCGGGTATCCGCACGCCGCAATATCTGACCACCGCGGCGCGGGCGGCGGCGAATGCCAAGCCGCTGTCGATGGAAGAGGCGATGCCCGACGCCTATGCCGAGCTGGCGGCGGTGTTCGACCGGCTGGAGCGGCATTACCGCGACATGCAGGACATCGAATTCACGGTGCAGCAGGGCAAATTGTGGATGCTGCAGACCCGGTCGGGCAAGCGCACTGCGAAGGCGGCGCTGAAGATCGCGGTCGACATGGCCGAGGAAGGGCTGATCAGCCGCGAGGAGGCGATCGCGCGGGTCGATCCGCAGGCATTGGACCAGCTGCTCCACCCGACGCTCGACCCGAAGGCGGCGCGCGACGTGCTGACCAAGGGGCTGCCCGCCTCGCCGGGGGCGGCGAGCGGCATCGCGGTGTTCGACAGCGACACCGCCGAGCGGCGCTCGAACGCCGGTGACGCGGTGATCCTGATCCGTACCGAGACCAGCCCGGAAGACATTCACGGCATGCATGCGGCGCGCGGCATCCTGACCGCACGCGGCGGCATGACCAGCCACGCCGCCGTCGTGGCGCGCGGCATGGGCCGTCCCTGCGTGTCGGGCGCAGGGTCGATCTCGATCGATGCCAAGGCAGGCGTGATGAAGGTCGGTTCGCGCGAAATCCGCGAGGGCGATATCGTCACCATCGACGGCGCGACCGGCGAGGTGATGGCAGGCGCGGTCGCGACGGTGCAGCCCGAACTGGCTGGCGATTTCGGCACGCTGATGGAATGGGCCGATGGCGTTCGTCGCCTCAAGGTGCGGACCAATGCCGAAACGCCGCTCGATTGCCGCACCGCGCGCGATTTCGGGGCGGAGGGGATTGGCCTCTGCCGCACCGAGCACATGTTCTTCGAACAGTCGCGGATCACCGCCGTGCGGCAGATGATTCTGGCCGAGGACGAGGCCGGGCGTCGCGTGGCGCTCGACAAGCTGCTGCCCGAACAGCGCAGCGACTTCGTCGAGATTTTCGAGGTGATGGTCGGCCTGCCGTGCACCATCCGCCTGCTCGACCCGCCGCTGCACGAATTCCTGCCGCATGAGGAAGCCGAGTTCGCCGAAGTGGCGCAGGCGGCGGGGATCGAGGTCGAACAGCTCAAGCGCCGCGCGGCCGAGCTGCACGAATTCAACCCGATGCTGGGCCATCGCGGTTGCCGGCTGGGCGTGACCTATCCGGAAATCTACGAGATGCAGGCGCGGGCGATCTTCGAAGCGGCGGTGATCGTCGCGGAGAAGTCGGGCGAGGCGCCGATCCCCGAGGTGATGATCCCGCTGGTCGGCACCAAGCGCGAGCTGGAGCTGATGAAGACGGTGATCGACAAGGCGGCGGAAGCCGTGTTCGCCGACAAGGGCCGCCGAATCGAGTATCTGGTCGGCACGATGATCGAACTGCCGCGCGCCGCGCTCAAGGCCGGGGAGATCGCCGAGGCCGGGCAGTTCTTCTCGTTCGGGACCAACGACCTGACGCAGACGACGCTGGGCGTCAGCCGCGACGATGCCAGCCGGTTCCTGGGCGCCTATGTCGAAAAGGGCATCTATGCCCGCGATCCGTTCGTCTCGATCGATGTCGAGGGCGTGGGCGAGCTGATCGAGCTGGCCGCCGAGCGGGGGCGCAAGACCCGGAGCGACATCAAGCTCGGCATCTGCGGCGAACATGGCGGCGATCCGGCGTCGATCGCCTTCTGCGAAAAGGTCGGGTTGGACTATGTGTCGGCCAGCCCCTATCGCGTGCCGATCGCCCGGTTGGCGGCGGCACAGGCCGCATTGAAGAAGTGA
- a CDS encoding NAD(P)-dependent oxidoreductase, protein MDVAVLGASGNAGSEITRELARRGHSVRAIARKPDAIPDLPGVTRLAGDAHDPVVLGPLIAGADAVISALHFDVTADTLLAALRQAGVGRLLVTGGAASLEVAPGVRLIDSPDFPAEWREFAMGGIAFLDALRSVEDIDWTFFSPAALIEPGERTGRYRLGTDTLVTDDAGVSRISFADYAIAMVDELEAHRHPRARFTAAY, encoded by the coding sequence ATGGATGTTGCGGTACTGGGCGCAAGCGGCAATGCCGGTTCGGAGATCACGCGGGAGCTGGCCCGTCGCGGCCACAGCGTCCGCGCGATCGCCCGCAAGCCCGATGCGATCCCGGACCTGCCCGGCGTGACCCGGCTGGCGGGCGACGCGCATGATCCCGTGGTACTCGGCCCGCTGATCGCCGGCGCCGACGCGGTCATCAGCGCACTGCATTTCGACGTCACCGCCGACACGTTGCTCGCAGCGCTCCGCCAGGCGGGCGTCGGACGGCTGCTGGTCACCGGCGGCGCGGCCAGCCTGGAGGTCGCGCCCGGCGTGCGGCTGATCGATTCGCCCGACTTCCCGGCCGAATGGCGCGAGTTCGCGATGGGTGGCATCGCCTTTCTCGACGCGCTGCGCTCGGTCGAGGATATCGACTGGACCTTCTTCTCGCCCGCCGCGCTGATCGAGCCGGGCGAGCGCACCGGCCGCTATCGGCTCGGCACCGATACGCTGGTCACCGACGATGCCGGGGTCAGCCGGATCAGCTTCGCCGATTATGCCATCGCGATGGTCGACGAGCTGGAGGCGCATCGCCACCCGCGCGCCCGCTTCACCGCCGCCTATTGA
- a CDS encoding winged helix-turn-helix transcriptional regulator, with protein MTQDGTFPIRGNPVETAWLKGDVFAADCPTRLLLDRIGDKWSVLVLLLLGEEPYRFNELKRRIAGVSQKMLSQTLRMLERDGLVTRHVVATKPVSVSYAITPLGGELIDALRALMTWSEARIGTVLSAQRAFDAREGAAG; from the coding sequence ATGACGCAAGACGGCACTTTTCCGATACGAGGTAACCCGGTGGAAACCGCGTGGCTGAAGGGCGACGTGTTCGCCGCCGATTGCCCGACACGGCTGTTGCTCGACCGGATCGGCGACAAATGGAGCGTGCTGGTGCTGCTGTTGCTGGGCGAGGAGCCGTATCGCTTCAACGAACTGAAACGGCGGATCGCCGGTGTGTCGCAGAAGATGCTGAGCCAGACGCTGCGCATGCTGGAGCGCGACGGGCTGGTGACGCGGCATGTCGTCGCGACCAAGCCGGTCAGCGTCAGCTATGCGATCACGCCGCTGGGCGGCGAATTGATCGATGCGCTGCGGGCGTTGATGACGTGGTCGGAAGCGCGGATCGGGACGGTGCTGTCGGCGCAGCGAGCCTTTGATGCGCGGGAAGGTGCAGCGGGCTAG